In Lathamus discolor isolate bLatDis1 chromosome 1, bLatDis1.hap1, whole genome shotgun sequence, the following are encoded in one genomic region:
- the NIPAL1 gene encoding magnesium transporter NIPA3, with protein sequence MGQGAALPARPACRTGAVLPLACRNSCLAWCQIINVSESHSSLLTSMYVTVNETNQSISMLAGSRYHLYIGLALALGSSAFNGSSFILKKKGLLKLADRGVPRAGQGGYSYLKEWLWWAGLLSMGLGEAANFAAYAFAPATLVTPLGALSVLISAILSSYLLNEKLNIHGKLGCVLSILGSTVMVIHAPEEEEVTSLDEMERKLQDPAFVTFAVLLTVVALMLIFIVAPKRGQTNILIYILICSLIGAFSVSSVKGLGIAIKQMLEQKPVYRHPLVYILVGILVLSVSTQINYLNKALDVFNTSVVTPIYYVCFTTTVVTCSIILFKEWSSMDLGDTVGTLSGFCTILIGIFLLHAFKNTNITWSQLMSTVAKEPSLAHQEYETCHTLLESMEDPAVAYEEDNVLFSQ encoded by the exons atggggcagggagcGGCGCTGCCCGCCCGGCCGGCCTGCCGCACGG gtGCTGTGCTCCCTCTTGCTTGCCGTAACTCCTGCCTAGCATGGTGCCAGATCATAAACGTGTCTGAATCGCATTCTTCTCTCCTCACCTCTATGTACGTGACTGTCAATGAAACAAATCAGAGCATTTCCATGCTTGCTGGAAGCAGATATCATCTCTATATTGGCTTGGCTCTGGCACTAGGCTCCAGTGCTTTTAATGGTTCTAGTTTCATACTGAAGAAGAAAGGACTTTTGAAACTGGCAGACAGAGGAGTCCCCCGAGCTG gcCAAGGTGGATATTCTTATTTGAAGGAATGGCTTTGGTGGGCAGGATTGCTATCAA tggGCTTAGGAGAAGCTGCAAACTTTGCTGCCTATGCCTTTGCACCTGCAACCTTAGTTACTCCGTTGGGTGCACTGAGTGTTCTCATAAG TGCTATATTGTCATCCTATCTTTTAAATGAGAAGCTGAATATTCATGGAAAGCTGGGCTGTGTACTGAGCATTTTGGGGTCAACAGTCATGGTTATTCATGcccctgaggaggaggaggtcaCCTCACTAGATGAGATGGAAAGAAAGCTGCAAGATCCAG CATTTGTTACATTTGCTGTTCTACTAACAGTTGTTGCCCTTATGCTGATTTTTATCGTGGCTCCAAAGAGAGGCCAGACAAATATTCTGATCTACATTTTAATTTGCTCACTCATTGGTGCCTTCTCTGTCTCATCTGTGAAAGGCCTGGGCATTGCCATTAAGCAAATGCTGGAGCAGAAGCCAGTTTATCGACATCCGTTGGTTTATATTTTGGTGGGCATCTTAGTGCTCTCAGTCAGCACCCAGATCAACTATCTCAACAAAGCATTAGATGTGTTCAATACGTCTGTAGTGACACCTATTTATtatgtgtgtttcaccacaaCGGTTGTGACATGCTCCATCATCCTGTTCAAGGAGTGGAGTAGTATGGACCTGGGTGATACCGTTGGAACCCTGAGTGGTTTCTGCACTATCCTCATTGGGATTTTTCTACTGCATGCTTTCAAAAATACTAACATCACCTGGAGTCAGTTGATGTCCACTGTTGCCAAAGAACCATCATTAGCACACCAAGAATATGAAACCTGTCACACCTTACTGGAGAGCATGGAAGACCCTGCTGTGGCATATGAGGAGGACAATGTTTTATTCAGTCAGTGA